From Diospyros lotus cultivar Yz01 chromosome 4, ASM1463336v1, whole genome shotgun sequence, a single genomic window includes:
- the LOC127800130 gene encoding cyclin-D5-1-like, translating to MQTLYFVCFDLVREKLNNAMEESPSPSSGLLHDETASETLLGEEQEFDSETLLATEEREYIQFLLEKEADAGFSRHQSSLIANDNWTKSARLDAICWILRTRASRGFQFQTAYLSVTYFDGFLSKEPVDKPWAIRLLSIACLSLAVKMEESGRPRLSQFLLEEGYEFKRKMVQRMELFVLTKLDWKMRLVTPFAYIHYFIKMFCKEESLRKNMIPRTAQLILDAMEDAKLMDHRPSTIAAASTLLALDQKSTRNALEMKVNAVNPTGFLHIEDVVSCYNRILEIDKETATAEPNYRGAEAFENSSVSNGSSRKRKSPSVT from the exons ATGCAAACCCTATATTTTGTCTGCTTTGATCTGGTGAGAGAGAAACTGAATAATGCAATGGAGGAATCTCCTTCTCCATCTAGCGGCCTTCTCCATGATGAAACTGCCAGTGAGACCCTCTTGGGCGAAGAACAAGAATTTGATTCGGAAACCCTTTTGGCCACAGAAGAACGGGAGTATATTCAATTCCTACTTGAAAAAGAGGCCGATGCGGGTTTCTCGAGGCACCAAAGTTCGCTGATTGCGAACGATAACTGGACCAAATCTGCTCGTTTAGACGCTATTTGTTGGATTCTCAGA ACAAGAGCGAGCCGTGGGTTCCAATTCCAAACCGCTTACCTGTCAGTTACTTACTTTGATGGGTTTCTTTCAAAGGAACCTGTTGAT AAGCCTTGGGCAATCAGATTGTTGTCAATAGCTTGTCTTTCTCTTGCGGTGAAGATGGAGGAGTCGGGGCGGCCGCGGCTGTCGCAGTTCCTTTTGGAAGAAGGGTATGAATTTAAGAGGAAAATGGTTCAGAGAATGGAGCTTTTCGTGTTGACCAAATTGGATTGGAAGATGAGATTAGTCACCCCTTTTGCTTACATTCATTACTTCATCAAAATGTTCTGCAAAGAGGAGAGTCTACGGAAGAATATGATTCCCAGAACAGCACAGCTGATCTTGGATGCAATGGAAG ACGCAAAATTGATGGATCATCGGCCTTCTACTATAGCTGCCGCATCCACATTGCTGGCGTTGGATCAAAAGTCAACAAGAAATGCTTTGGAGATGAAGGTCAATGCTGTGAATCCAACAGGATTCCTTCATATT GAGGATGTAGTCTCTTGCTATAATCGAATCCTAGAGATAGACAAGGAGACAGCAACAGCAGAACCAAATTATAGAGGGGCTGaagcttttgaaaattcttccGTTAGTAATGGTTCTAGCAGGAAAAGAAAATCACCGTCGGTGACATGA
- the LOC127800655 gene encoding U-box domain-containing protein 4, whose product METDVQADYMYMGRNLADLSINDDSSSSAFSDCNSDRSGEFPTVSSQSRRLLLACASENSDDLIRQLVSDLESCSIDDQKQAAMEIRLLAKNKQENRIKIARAGAIKPLISLISSSDPQLQENGVTAILNLSLCDENKELIASSGAIKPLVRALKIGTSTAKENAACALLRLSQIEESKIAIGRSGAIPLLVNLLGSGNFRGKKDASTALYSLCSVKENKIRAVQSGIMKPLVELMADFESNMVDKSAFVLSVLVSVPEAKTAVVEEGGIPVLVEIVEVGSQRQKEIAVGILLQICEDSVAFRTMVAREGAIPPLVALSQSGTSRSKHKAETLIKLLRRPRSGDPASSTSV is encoded by the exons ATGGAGACAGACGTGCAGGCGGACTACATGTACATGGGGCGAAACTTGGCTGATTTGAGCATCAACGAcgattcttcttcttcggccTTCAGTGACTGCAATAGCGACCGTTCCGGAGAGTTTCCGACGGTATCGTCGCAGAGCCGTCGGCTTTTGCTAGCTTGCGCTTCGGAAAACTCGGATGACCTGATCCGCCAGCTGGTCTCTGACCTGGAATCCTGTTCGATTGACGACCAAAAGCAGGCGGCGATGGAGATCAGGCTCCTCGCGAAGAACAAGCAGGAGAATCGCATCAAGATAGCACGAGCCGGAGCGATCAAGCCGTTGATTTCGCTCATCTCCTCGTCGGATCCTCAGCTCCAAGAGAACGGCGTCACGGCGATCCTGAACCTCTCTCTCTGCGACGAGAACAAAGAGCTCATAGCCTCCTCCGGAGCGATCAAACCACTCGTCAGAGCTCTGAAGATCGGCACATCGACGGCGAAGGAGAACGCCGCTTGTGCGCTACTTCGTCTATCGCAAATCGAAGAGAGCAAGATCGCAATCGGACGGTCAGGAGCGATTCCGCTCCTCGTGAACCTTCTCGGGAGCGGCAATTTCCGCGGGAAAAAGGACGCATCGACGGCTCTGTACTCGCTATGCTCTGTGAAAGAGAACAAGATCAGAGCCGTCCAATCGGGGATCATGAAGCCTCTGGTGGAACTAATGGCCGATTTCGAGTCAAACATGGTGGACAAATCGGCGTTTGTGCTGAGCGTGTTGGTGTCGGTGCCGGAAGCAAAGACGGCGGTGGTGGAGGAAGGCGGCATACCGGTGCTGGTGGAGATCGTGGAGGTTGGGTCCCAGAGGCAGAAGGAGATCGCGGTGGGGATACTGTTACAGATTTGCGAGGATAGCGTGGCGTTCCGTACTATGGTGGCCCGCGAAGGAGCGATCCCTCCTCTGGTTGCATTGTCACAATCCGGCACCAGCCGTTCCAAGCACAAG GCGGAGACGCTGATTAAACTCCTCCGGCGACCAAGATCCGGCGACCCTGCCAGCAGCACCTCGGTTTGA